ttataacttattaataatacatttatagttatttataacttactCTAAACGATTCTTTAGTTTCTCGACTCAAAATGTCTCCTTGTCTTTTAGGTGGATTGCGATGAGAATCCGATAATCTTCGACGCTCCTCTCTAGCTCTTTGCAACGCAGCTGCTTCAACAGCGTTTaaagcttaaaataaataaattttagttcaTTCGTACACATTGGCTCGCATtaacaaaattgtataaaattgattaCTTGTAAGTCTGCTGTCCATAGCAATCCACTCGGAACCTAGCACTTGCTCTGCAGTATGTCGTAAACCAGGGTCAGGTTCCATTAAATGCTTAACTACAGATTTGCACTCCAAAGACAAAACACTCGCAACTCTAGATCGAAACCTATACTTTTTTCCCATCTGCTGTTCGTAAAGTTTACGCATCCGTGTGTCATCAAACGGCATAGATTTATTAAGCATAACAAATAGGACAACACCAAGAGACCACAAATCAGTAGGCTTCGGCAAGTACGGCTTCCCTCTTAAAATCTCGGGCGCCGCATATGACATAGAACCACAATACGTTTCACTTAAAATAGGTTGATCCTCTTCATCCACGCAAGACCTCGAAAAGCCAAAGTCTGAAAGTTTCACGTTATAATTCGCTGTCAACAAcacattttcacatttaataTCACGGTGAGTAATCTCCAATTCGTGTAAATACTGTAGAGCCAATGCCAATTGACGAAACCACACTCTCGACTGATTTTCAGAAACGCAGCcgttttttaaaatgtaaccGAGAAGATCCCCGTTTTCACTGTATCTCATAAAGatgtaatatttagtttttcgtTGAAATATACTATGTATATGAATTAGGTGTGGGTGGTTCAAGCGTATGAGAACGTCGATTTCGCGAGGTAGAAACTTAACGACGAAATCTTTTGGAGCCTTTGatgtttctattattttacatgCGAGTGTAATTTTATTCGAAGATTCTTTTGTTGAATAATCGGTTAAATAAACCTGTGGATAAACAAGTAGTACTTAGCATGAAAAATGAATAATGTATTGTTAAATGAATGATATGTGGGACCACCTTAGCGTAAGCACCTTCACCGACGAATTTGAGTAATTTGTATCCTTTTGCAGACAAAGTATTTTCTTCAGATGCAGTTGTTTTCAAATCGGTCATGATAATACGCGCATGTGGTTAAGCACCGAGCATGCTGCGTATTCGCCTCTCTCGCCCACCACGGGATCCTTCGGCGGGCTCATCGATCGAAGGAAAGAGGACATTTTTACGCGAAAACTTGTTTTTCGATTTACAtcactataattttttttatttatacactaaTAATTTGACATCGATAATGCATCTATCATTTTGTGAGCGTCAATGACAATTGTAAAGAAGATTTATTGTGAATatagagaaaataaaatgcatattCATATTCagtcttttatttcaaacttaaCAAACCcagaaaattaaaatgcttATATCTTACTAATGGAATCAAAGGTAtgcaaaatatacataaatttaatcTTGTACTCTTACTCAATAGGCAAAAACATAatgcaattataataaaaaatctacgtaatatgtactttaacaaattttaaatttgtcttaacttgataaaataaataaatacttagaataaatatttttttatcgtaaTACCACACGTAATACGTTCTATAGTACATTcaatgaaagaaagaaattaaattaagatttGTAACtagattaataaattcatctaCACCTATACTTCCaattgctttttatttaaaaattctccCGCTAAAGATATTCGTTGCAAGAAAGACGGCGCAGGAGTTAACAATAGTTTGTATTTGTCACCATCAGGATGGTCTGGGTATCTCTTTTCTCTCCTTATACGTTCGAGCATATGTTGCGGTTCGCATTTGGGTTTCGTCTTCCATTCACTGTTAAGGAAATCCTGTAAAACCTTTGGCAACATCTTCATAGCTTCTTTTGTTCTTGCCGTACTTGGTAACTCTAATTTATCATCTTCCTGAGCTGGTTCTGGTGTAATAATGTCGTCAACTTCAACCTTATCTGTTGTATCATTACTTTCCGATTGACCTGTGTctgatttttcattttcatcttCGATATTACTTGTGTTATTGTAAAAACTATTAATCCGTTCCTTTAAAACATCACTGAATGATGACTCGTTCTTTGTTTTTTCTCTTTCTGTTCCGTCGATATTCACGTAACCTGTCCTTGTTTCTGTTTTAATGGAAACGTGATTTTGATCTTTATTAACATTACTGTCTACATTATCTTTTATTTCCTCAGATTCAAGAATATCGTCTTTATTTGTTTCTAGCGGGTTTTCAGGTTTAATTTCTTGATTACTACTGTTATTTGTCGACGCGTCTATCATTGTCATAAACTGAATATTATCTTCCTCTTCTAGTATTTGATATATCCTATGAACTTCACTTATATTTAtcctgtaataaatattttaatcattttaatataaacagtTCAGAAAGACGTAgcttaaatcttaataaactattagaaaaatatttttaatagtttttttttactaaactATTGAACAAATCTCTTTAGTAgttaattattcttaaaaatctaCCAACACTAATCAATAAACTAcagtcaaaactaaaattttatcaaaacttACCCCTGTTTTGCTTCATGGCAACAATACAGCATAGTTGGATCAATAGGGTGAGCTtcagtattaaatatatatcccCCAACATCAACTATACATTCTCCATTGGGAGTATTTATCACAGTGCCATGTACACCAGGATTGTGAATAAAGTTATCTGGGTCAAAGAGTAGATACAAGTATTTGGTTGTTTCAGCAAGGAAGAAAGATTCCATTCTGTCCTCTTTGCGATGGTCACGGACGTCTTTTATCTGAAATCgatatgttataatatagcTTTGGAAggaatgatagttataaaattaatgacttcaataaaaattgaGAGTACATAAGCTAATACATGTATTTGACCATTTTTAGATGTTATTAATACttgaattataacaattaataaatgaatttgaatttgaatttttgaccatatttattcttttttattttccattgaatttcatttatttcaattaagaccaaaataattaatatcacttTTCAGAGTAGTCATTAATCTAGAATCGGACccacaaaatttttatttaagtcttTAACACCTTCACCATTGGACAatcatcaattattttatcttaccGTTGCATAACCACATGGAGTCCTTGCACTATGTTGAATGCTTCTCAAAATATCTTCACCCATTTGCAAAAGTATTGGATCTCTAGTCTCCCTATACAAATACATGATTGATTCTATCAGCTCTGGTCTGAGAGGATAACTCTCTCGAGACGTGGAGGCTTCACCTGTTCCCAGGTTATATACCTCGGGAGTGAAACCATACTGCTTCCATACACCATGGTAGTTGTGGATTATGCGCATGGCTGTGTCACTTTCACCTAAAAAGCAGAAGAACCATAGTAAAATTACTAACAAGCAGCTTTcgattgaaaatataaaataatagaaagtgttccaaaatattgaaattaatgtgaaatataaaaataccaacaataaataaaatctatttatctTTCGATATCGAAAATATACGCGGAAAGAGCGCATTATTAATAGtaactat
This window of the Colias croceus chromosome 5, ilColCroc2.1 genome carries:
- the LOC123691598 gene encoding testis-specific serine/threonine-protein kinase 1-like isoform X2, which encodes MTDLKTTASEENTLSAKGYKLLKFVGEGAYAKVYLTDYSTKESSNKITLACKIIETSKAPKDFVVKFLPREIDVLIRLNHPHLIHIHSIFQRKTKYYIFMRYSENGDLLGYILKNGCVSENQSRVWFRQLALALQYLHELEITHRDIKCENVLLTANYNVKLSDFGFSRSCVDEEDQPILSETYCGSMSYAAPEILRGKPYLPKPTDLWSLGVVLFVMLNKSMPFDDTRMRKLYEQQMGKKYRFRSRVASVLSLECKSVVKHLMEPDPGLRHTAEQVLGSEWIAMDSRLTTLNAVEAAALQRAREERRRLSDSHRNPPKRQGDILSRETKESFRVSEMIKSLANLTARQKKPE
- the LOC123691699 gene encoding ER degradation-enhancing alpha-mannosidase-like protein 2, whose product is MYSVNKLHVYFVIILCLCKMCYTIREYKKEDIIKLREEVREMFQHAYDSYLTYAYPYDELRPLSCDGVDTWGSYSLTLIDALDMLVIMGNYTEFNRVVDIVLQKQNFDTDINVSVFETNIRIIGGLLSAHLLSHKSGMKLEPGWPCNGPLLRLAEDVAQRLIAAFDTTTGMPYGTINLRSGVPPGETSITCTAGVGTFIIEFGTLSRLTGDPLYEEVAYNALKALYHHRSPIGLVGNHIDVMSGRWTAQDAGIGGGVDSYFEYLVKGAILLERPELMSMFNEAREVIDKYLKKDDWYVWATMLRGHVTLPVFQSLESYWPGLLSLIGESDTAMRIIHNYHGVWKQYGFTPEVYNLGTGEASTSRESYPLRPELIESIMYLYRETRDPILLQMGEDILRSIQHSARTPCGYATIKDVRDHRKEDRMESFFLAETTKYLYLLFDPDNFIHNPGVHGTVINTPNGECIVDVGGYIFNTEAHPIDPTMLYCCHEAKQGINISEVHRIYQILEEEDNIQFMTMIDASTNNSSNQEIKPENPLETNKDDILESEEIKDNVDSNVNKDQNHVSIKTETRTGYVNIDGTEREKTKNESSFSDVLKERINSFYNNTSNIEDENEKSDTGQSESNDTTDKVEVDDIITPEPAQEDDKLELPSTARTKEAMKMLPKVLQDFLNSEWKTKPKCEPQHMLERIRREKRYPDHPDGDKYKLLLTPAPSFLQRISLAGEFLNKKQLEV